Part of the Streptomyces sp. NBC_01264 genome, GTGGACCCGCTGGAGATCGCCGCCGGGCTGGAGGCGCACGGCATCACCGACCGCACCGCCGCCCGGTTCCGCCACCGGGACGTCTTCTCCCTCGCGGAGGAGCTCTACGCCCGGACCGCCCGCGACGGCGCCCCGCCCGCCCCGCCGGCCGGGATCCCCGTCCACGCCAGGGCCGTACGGGGCTTCGGCTACGCGCTGCTGCCCGGGGCCCTCGCCCTCGGCGCGGCCGCCGCCGGGGTGCCCTGGGCCGGAGCGCTGGCGGTGCTCGTCACCGTGGCCGCGCTCGGCCGGCCCGGCCGGGCCGCCGGGGGCCGGTTCCCCGCCGCCGTGTACCTGCTGGCCGCCGCCGCCCTCGGCTGGGCCGTGCACCGCCACGGCACCCCGCTCGGCGTCGCGCTGGCCGTGGCCGCCGCCCCGGGACACCTGGCCGGCTCCGTCTTCGCGGCCCGCGCCCGGCGCAGGCTCGCCGGGAGCAGGGCCCTGGAGGACTTCGCCGACGGGGTGAGACCGCTGCTCCTCGGGACGCTCGCGCTGTACACCGCGGCCGCAGCGGGAGCGGCCGTCCTGGCCGGGGCCCCGCCGGCGGTGGCCGTACCGCTCGCGGTGCTGCTCTTCCTGACCCGGCTGCTGCTCGGTCACGGAGCCCCCCGCGGAGCCCTCGCGGCGGCCCTGGCCCTCGTACTCGCCCTGCTCCCCGTCCCGGCGGCGCCGTTCGCCGCCGCGGTGGGAGTGCTCGTACCCGCCGTCCTCGCGCTGTCGCGGGCATCCGCGCACGCGCAGCGGCCCTGAAACCTTCGGAAGCAGACACCGAAGCGCCGTACCCCCTACCACCCCGATCCACCCATCCAGCAAGGAGAAACAGGGACATGACCGGCCAGCCAACCAACCAAGGGGCCGCGCGATGAGGGTGTTGCTGATCGGAGCCAACGGATACCTCGGGCGCTACGTCGCGGACCGGCTGCTCGCCGACCCCGCGGTCCAGCTCACCGCGCTCGGCCGCGGCGACGACGCCGACGTCCGCTTCGACCTCGCCACCGGCAGCCCCGGGGCGCTCACCCGGTTCCTCGACGCCGTCCACCCGGGCGTGGTCATCAACTGCGCCGGAGCCACCCGGGGCGGCGCCCGCGAGCTCACCCGGCACAACACCGTCGCCGTCGCCACGATCTGCGAATCGCTGCGCCGCAGCGGCTGCGGCGCCCGGCTCGTCCAGCTCGGCTGCGCCGCCGAGTACGGGCCGAGCCAGCCCGGGTCCTCCACGGCCGAGGACGCCGTGCCCAGACCGGGAGGGCCGTACGGAGTCAGCAAACTGGCCGCCACCGAGCTCGTGCTCGGCTCCGGGCTGGACGCCGTCGTGCTGCGGGTCTTCTCGCCCGTCGGCCCCGGCACCCCCGCCGGATCCCCCCTCGGCCGGCTCGCCGAGGCCATGCGGCGCGCGATGCAGTCCGGGGACGGCGAGCTCAAGCTCAGCGGGCTCGGCGTCCAGCGCGACTTCGTCGACGTACGGGACGTGGCGCGGGCGGTGCACGCCGCCTCGCTGTCGGCGGCCCAGGGCGTCGTCAACATCGGCACCGGCCGGGCGGTCCGGCTGCGCGACGCGGCCGCCGTGCTGGCGCGGGTCGCGGGGTACGGAGGCTCGCTGCACGAGATCGACGTACCGCAGCACGGACAGCACGCCCAGCACCCGCAGGCGCACGGGCACCCCGGGCGGCCCGCCGGGCTCGCCGCCATCGGCTCCCCGCGCTCCGAGGCCACGGCCGAGCAGCTCGCCGCCGCGACGGCCCAGCCGCCGTACCCCTACCCGGACGGCTGCGGAGCCTGGCAGCAGGCGGACGTCCGTACCGCCCGCGACCGGCTCGGCTGGCGGCCGCGGATCAACCTGGAGGAGTCCCTCGCGGACATCTGGATGGAGGCGGCGTGCCGCATCTGACCACCCCGTCGGCCGCCGGCCAGGCGGCCACCGAGGCGGGCCGGCTCGGTTTGGGGGTACCCGGGTACGCGCATCCGCTGCTGGCCCCGGTGGAGTGGGCCGAGCTGACCCGGCCCGGCACCCCGCTGCACTGGGCCGTCCTCAACGTCACGGACGGGCCGGGCGGCCGACCCGACCCGCACTGCACGGAGGCCGCCGCGAAGCTCCGCGGCTCGGGCGGGGCGGTCCTCGGGCATCTCGCGATGCGAGACGGTGAGCGGTCCTTCGGGGAGCTCGTCTCCGACGCCCACCGCTTCCGGGACTGGTACGGGGCCGACGGCTTCTACCTCGCGGACGCCCCGGCCGGGAAGGCGGAACTGGACTCCGTACGCCGGGTCGCGGAGACCCTGCGGGGGCTCGGGGACGGCCTGCGGATCGTCCTCGGGCACGGCACCCATCCCTACGAGGGGTACACGGAGACCGCCGACCAACTGGTCACCTTCTCCGGTACCTGGACCGACTACCGCTGGTCGCAGGT contains:
- a CDS encoding NAD-dependent epimerase/dehydratase; the encoded protein is MRVLLIGANGYLGRYVADRLLADPAVQLTALGRGDDADVRFDLATGSPGALTRFLDAVHPGVVINCAGATRGGARELTRHNTVAVATICESLRRSGCGARLVQLGCAAEYGPSQPGSSTAEDAVPRPGGPYGVSKLAATELVLGSGLDAVVLRVFSPVGPGTPAGSPLGRLAEAMRRAMQSGDGELKLSGLGVQRDFVDVRDVARAVHAASLSAAQGVVNIGTGRAVRLRDAAAVLARVAGYGGSLHEIDVPQHGQHAQHPQAHGHPGRPAGLAAIGSPRSEATAEQLAAATAQPPYPYPDGCGAWQQADVRTARDRLGWRPRINLEESLADIWMEAACRI
- a CDS encoding spherulation-specific family 4 protein → MPHLTTPSAAGQAATEAGRLGLGVPGYAHPLLAPVEWAELTRPGTPLHWAVLNVTDGPGGRPDPHCTEAAAKLRGSGGAVLGHLAMRDGERSFGELVSDAHRFRDWYGADGFYLADAPAGKAELDSVRRVAETLRGLGDGLRIVLGHGTHPYEGYTETADQLVTFSGTWTDYRWSQVAEWTADHPPETFCHLVHGVPRTHLEEALRIARWQGAGTIWFTDRRGAADRDPWASMPGYWDEIVSRIGPGVSE